TAGTTGGTTAGACTGAAAACCAGCAGGTTTCCCTTTTCTGAGGAGCAGCATTGAGAcccatttctcattttctgaaTGCATGTGAAACATGACAACATTTTTCCAGAAGGTGGCGGCATTGCTCAAGCAACATTTTGAGTGTGACTACttaaatccccccccccccacacacacacacgacaaaTCTATGGACACAATTATGATGGTGACAGTGAGTTTGATAATGGCACCTGTACCTATTCATGGTTGTAATGTAACACACTTGGAACACTTATTTACTTTTGGCTTCAGAAATCTGGAGTTTGTCCATTGAAGTAGTCCAGTCCAGTGAATGAGAAGCTGTTGTCTCAGCTTAAGCAGCCAACACAGCAGTGAAAGTAATGACTTTTGTGCTTCCAACTCAATAAACAGCTTCTGCAGAAATTTGTCATTTCCTATGTATTACTCATTTGTTTCCTATGCCAAGAACTTCTTTGGTATCGTGCAAAGCAGGGCAAACTCACAACGAAAAAACAGGTGCAAACCAATTGTGTTACCACTTCTACGCAGCAGTGATGCAATTTTGCTTCcagtaaaacatacaaaaacacattattaaatgATTCTTCATCTACTGACTCCAGACATATCATCCCACATCGAGCTTGTTGAAAGAAATccagcattttgttttctgggGTGGAATaactttttttaacctttagACTCTTGTTGTGGTGTTGTTTGGCCCGCTCACTGCATTTCTCAAACAACAGAAGCCGAACAAATCACTTTCCGATATCCTGAGATGTCAGAGGAAACATTGGGTCTCATTATCCTAATGCCTTTGGTGGGgctttgtttttacagcctgtTTCTGCCCCTCTTTTGCTTATTGTTACTTTTGCTTACTGGATGTTTGACTTCCAGTTAGCAGactcatgtacagtatatgcagaGTGCAATGCCAGAcaaatgttttcacattctTCTGGAGGAATGTTTCTGTGGTCACCTTAAACGTGACATAAAGGGCACGTACGTGTGTTGGGATGTCAGATACTTCTGGAAGTTAGTCATGGTCCGAAACGTGTGATGTTGAAACTTGAGGCCTGCATTGCACACACAGTACACTGAGAATGGACTTTTCCATGAAGTAAGAGGCATCATGTTCAtagattcagattttttaaaatgaagataaagaattagatgtaattttaaatttttttaatatatatatatttttcacgTAGTAGTAGTaacttttgtgtttgtatatcAGACAGACTTTgccatttcagtgtttttatatgtcCTAAAACATGCTGGGAAAAGATAAAGGAAGATAAAACCTAAGATACCTTGAAATGACCATCAGCAAAATTATACCCAGACAACAGTGCTATCATTAACAGTGAGAggaatcttaaaaaaaaaaaaaatgcattgacTTTCTCAACATCTGAGGTTAGCGAGAATGTGTTTTCTGGTTGCTCTTATTGTGAATTACGGTTTATTATTCACACAAAGTGTTCTCACTATTCCAGATGAACAGCTGCCTCTTCAAAACTGTCTCTTTGAGGTATTAACTTAAAAGGGACCTATTTTCCCTCATGCCAGTTGACCTCCTGCTCTGCCCTGACTCATCTTATTCAAAGAGTTCAAATGAGGGAACCTGCTGTGGGGTGACTGTCTCACTGGCAGTCACCTGTAGCTCACACAACACTCTTTTGGGAGAAGAGTATTAAATCCTTGGGCACTTTTTACTGTTCCTCTACCACACGAGGTTGCACCCACATCTTGATACACTGGCACTGGATCTAGAACAATAAATTAGCCTGTTTCTTTTCATCACCGGCCACTGAAAGATAATGTGATCTGTAATTTCAGGTGTAGATTCAAATAACTGGTCAAAACCTGGATTCACCTACCAACAGACAGTATTTCCAATATAGTTTGTTCAAtgtgttaaagaaaaagaataaaaatgtgattatttgctTTGTAACAGCTTATTTTTTGATATATGAACGAGAATAGATAGGACCAGTAGGACCAACTAGACAATGGAATGAGGCCTGTCGGGAACAGTTTGCCAGAACATGAGGCTTTGATGCCTGATTATCTTCCCATAAAAATTAATGGATATGTTCCCACTTGTTGCCTGTCATCCCAGTCATGGTACTTCTACGTGCCACACAAAGGCAACTGAACTCACTTGAAGATGTCgcacctctcatctgaaaggcttaTTTAGCTCTAACTGACTGCTGGGGAATCCCAGGCATTTAACCCTTTGTAGGGTCATGAACAACTTGAGGGTCGTTGAGATCACATGGAAGTCACTGACCCACCCAGCCATCATGTGTGTTATTAGGGTCATATTAGTAAGGGTATGAATGGATGTTAAGCTGCCAAGGGAGGGATCTCAAGGTTGCATCACAAGTGGCTGATAAGTTTTGTCAGGTCTATCTTAAGACGTGCACATAAGCACACCACTGACCTCAGTGTGACCAATTACACTTTTagtgtgtttcatgttgttgtttcatgTGAATATCGTTTTAAGATGGTCTTGAAATATGTGAATTTATTCCTTAATACTCCCTTGTTGCATGTTTAGGTTCTCAAGACTTCCTTAAACACGCATGCACTTTATTTGCACAATACAAGACCGTTTATTCCTATTACTTCGaatttaaatacaaatgtaaTATGTATGTAATAAGGTCTGGTGATTTGAGTTCATTATTTTCACATGAACTACTTCATTTACTAATCATCTCCTCTGAAATTAACATCTGTCTCATTAAAATCACAACATGCTTCTTCcctgattaattttttttacgACACACTATGAAACCGGCAGTGTTATGTAAAAAGAATCTTATGATATGGTGTGCTCTGACTACATATGGAAGAGTCAGTATCTATTACATATTGTAAGATGCAGTCATCTGCCCTCTACACAGATCAGATCATAAACAAATCCCAAAATATCTAGCAAGTTACACAGCTACGTAATTCCTGCCATGCCACTTGAGATacacattcacagagacagagagaaaggctgACTACCACAAGTACTGTGATGGTTTTGATTTCAGGTCTTTACTTTTATCATCAAAACATGTTGTCTTTATACAGTGGAAATTAGTGGAATGAATTTATAGGTTTTATATTGTATTAAGTGCACATCTCCCTGCACAAAAAGAGtctataaaataatacaaaatgtacagtgtgtcttaaaaaaaaaaagattcatatGAACTATCATATGGTGTAGAGAGTTTTCTATATTGGCCGTGTAAAGATAAACCAGATCCTTATCATAAACTCACTTATTATAAGTGAAATTCAGTAAAACTTCTTTTTACACTGCAGACATCTGACTGGCTGGAACAGGGCTTAGAGTAAGCATGTTTCAGATGTATTATTCAGCATTCACAGTAATAAACAGCCTCTTGATAATATGCTGGTGGGAAAGAGCATCAGCAGCCAGTTTTTCTGGAACTTACATAACGTGTCACAAGTTACACTCCTCACGAATGCACTCAGGTAAATCCTTCAAATCCTGCGTAATAGGCCACTTTTGTTTTACGTAAAAACACCTGTGCTTGCTTCAcatgataaaaacatgttttttgcttGCTCTGACTGGACTTCTGCAGAGCTCCAACTCATtctgagcccccccccccccaattaCAATGAAATGCTGATTCAGGTCTTTTCAGACTGATTTTTATGGGCGTCAATGTCACTCCAGCATCTGGGGGGTGAAAATACCACAGCGTACGGCATAGCAGCACACCCAGGATCAGCAAATCCAAATTCCCATCATTCCTGTGACTCATCCAGGCAGGTCCTGCTGAGTGGAATTCCTGGTTTCCATGCTGCATCTGGACAAGTAATCCAATGCTGTGTGAGGCCTGTTAACAAGGTTTTGACCAGTGCTGCTATAGGGGAACAGGTCAGCGACGCTTTGTTGCCCTTTAGGTCTGGATATTATTCCACGTCATTCACCACTTGAGTAATCACATCCTTTCTCCTAACTTTAAAGCGTTAATGGATACTACACATGCAGTTTAACAGGGTGTGCAAGTGTGTAGTGTTCAATTACAGTGGGGGCACACACAGTGTTATGAGGATGTGACTCATATGCTACCCATAAGTCATGTGACACAAAGTCCCTTATGAATTATTAATGAAGCCTTGCAGTGTCCTTCTGTCACTCAAGGAGGTTCTTGTCCTGCAGGAAATCCAACCTAATCAATTCTCCCTGATCTAAAGGGGCATCCAAACGTAAAACTCTAATCTCACCATTTCCAGCTGCAGTTTATAGTGTATCTTTGCTGTTTGGAAGTAATTTGTGCAAGCTGTGAACTGTGGGCTAAATGAACAGATTCATAAACTAACAACTCTGTCTGGCAAAGAGGAAGTAATTTAGACTCATGCTTTTTATTAGATGTTTTTTGCTTAGCCAACTTGGAAGAGGCataaacatttttgattacCCCTTGAGGTCAAACTGGTAACACCACTGattcatataaaatgtaagtACAGCATGACGCTGTTCGTCTGCTGATTTGTAAGGGAGATACGATGAATGTGTATTCCACTGTGTGGTAACATTTAACAATAGTCATAACCTCGTCAGGACTGACCACTACATTATCTCAAAATGTTTCCGGTACACAGAGACATCACATACTGGCAGACAAGATTCTgatttaaaaatagttttagcGACAGGCAGCTTTTATTCATCCCAGATGTCAGCTCCACTGCTGGCAGGAGTGCTCCCTGCGCCACCAGAGAACAACTCTGAGGGAACCTTTAACTAAATTTGGAAAGTATCCATCCAATTATATCAGTCACTTCATTCCTTCGTGTTTGTCTTTCATGAATAATGCACTATTCCCGTTGAAAATACAAGTGGGACACTGTCACCCATTTACTTTTCTTCCCAGAAATATGTCCTTTAGTCTTTTTCCAAACAGTTTTTCAGATCCTATCACATCTCTGTTTACTCCCAAGTGTGGCAATGACCATGTATTCATCGTTTAATGAgacctctgtatgtgtgtgtgcgtgcatggtAGATAACAGTATGCAGGACTTACTGTAAATTACCTTTagagaaaactgaaatgatCATTATGGTCCTCTTTTGTTCCCTGCAGTcctctctgtaacacacacagattcttTGCCCCGTCTGACCTCATTTTGCTTCAGAGAAACTCGAAACGTTCTCTGCACAGCAGAGAAGGAGCCActcccctccttctctgtgGAGCAGCAACAGAAAATCTGCTTCCAAAAATAGCAGCTCTGTGTGAAAAATACATAGATTTCAAAATGGTTTTCCAAGAAGAGCAGTGAATTACGGAAATatgaatgcattaaaaaaaagtcaaaactcaAATGCCAGAGAAACACATGCTTGAATGGATGTCCATCAGACAGGTGGCTTGCATTAGAAACATCTGGCAGCAGTCTTATTATAGTACATGACATAACAATACTATTGTTCAGTGATGGGCTGTACTTAATCATCAGGCCAGCAGAACTTGACTATGTGATAACAAAGTTGTtgtcacacacaaaatgaaactaaCATTTGATTCTGGCagttcttttaaaatgaaacccAGCTGAAAAGATCATTACAGATcctgtatttcagtgtgtataTACGTGTGACGATGACTTATCAGACAAGGAGAAGCTGATCTTTTTTAGCAtttgtgcacatgcacagtACAAATTTATCTCTAAGAACATAacagtcattttgtttgtttcagtctgtcacctacaaaacaacatttatacGTTTATAACGTTTATATAAAACTATTTTGCTTTTCTCAAGACATTATGGTGGAAACCTAACTGCTGCCTGGACTGTTTCCAGATCATCACACTCACTAATCTGTCAAACTGAACTGGGGAAGATCACCCACAATGATTCCCTAGGATTAAAACATGTTGTTATTAATGCAACCAATTATCAAATGTCACAGTACTCAATCATATCCAACTACATACAAGAAATAACTGattgaaacaaataaaatgaaaatgatgacgTTAAAGATATGAAGACATAAAGACCTATAAGTTGCGGCTCATTTGTATAATCAAAGAATCAACAAGCTATCAGTCAAGGGAGGATCTTTGTCATACTGGGCTTTCTGTATTTGGGCAAGCAACAATCAATTATAATGGAACAATCTATATCTCTTTCATATCACTAGTTTTATTTGTAGTGTTTATATTAATTCAGGTCTGTATATTCTGCTACTGTACGGCCCAGGTGTGCTTAGACACACTGTGTTATGGTACATGCTAAACAAATAACTGATGTTGGACCCTGGTAGCATTAGGCAATGTTCAGGAAAATCAGTGACGATAAGAGTGTGTCAGTACAGGATACGACATATAAGGCCTAGGGACATGTTTGGTCAGCTGCAGAGGTTTTCTTTGCAATCACAAAATTGGAAATATTATCACTAATCCTGTCAGTATTATCAGGTTTACACGGGAATATGGAGGTGCTGTTCAATTCTGGATTTGCAGTGTCAACATTTAGTGCTTTTCTTTCAGAAATTAACTCCCTGCTGCTCAAGTGAGATTGTTTAGTGGCTACTGTGAGAAGTTTAACTCTTTTCCGACTATTTCtcggggagaaaaaaaagtctatCCACAAACACTTATCATTTTGATAAAATAGTTTGTGTATATTTTCAGCATGTGACTCAAATATGTTAAAGGATAGTtatgcaaaaatgttttatttaaaaagaagtaaaaaaaaaaaaaaaaaaaaaaaaaaaaagaagaagcactGATCCAACTTGCCTCCCCTCTCTTGCAGTGCCACCAGAGGATTCAGGGGTAAGAGATGGGGAGAGGTGAGTGAGGGGGTGGATAAGGGGGGAAACGGGGGTTcggggagagagaggtgagtaAGAGATGAGTCAACAGCCCTCCACTATAAGATATCCTGATGGAGCCTAACAGTGGCATACACTCAGACACCAGCCAAGGTAAGGTCAACTCTCCTCTGCATCTCCGCTGTCCGTGTCACTCTCCATCTCCTTTCTTTTAAACTCAGGCTTCAACTCTTTCCatctttatttcactttctgCGTTGGGTCTTTCTCCGTTTGTCAGTTTTCTCTAAGAGTTAACATCTTTTCTCGGATGTTTATATGCTGaggttgtttgtttaaaaaaggtgttgtttttttaagagaaAATCTTGTTGGTTATTGATTGTGTGTATTGTAGCTCCAGCTGAGGTTTTTTATGAGCTTGACCGTCAAGACTATAACTCAGAGCCTGTAGTCAGAGATTTGGAGAAACCGGGGGTAGAGAATAGTAGCGTTAGCCAAAGTCAGTGATCTTTGTACCAGTTACACAGCCTGGAATTCACAGGTATCTCTATTACAAATATTTGCTGCCATAATCAAACATATTGGGTAAATTACTGGAAGGAAGTAGAAACTGATGACATGCTGATATGAACTCATGCTTGTTGTCTTGAGTGAGTGAGATGACACAACGGTGAGACAGCAAGTGATAGATGGAAAGCTACAAACAACATTGAAAGGCGTAGTATCTGATCATGTCCACTTTCATTCTCCTCCTACAGGAATACCAGTGCCACTTTGAATTCTGTACATCTCTGGAAATACAGCAAATATGGACTACACTCTGGccctcctgttttctctgctgcaagTTTTTAGTGTGGGCACAGCTGCTCCTCTGCCAGTGGAAGTGGTGACAATGAAATCAAAAGTGAAATGGATGGCCGAACAGCTGATCATCAAGCTGGACAAAGAGCTCCAGGTAATATTTGTAGTTCTGTTCAGGGTGAAAGAATCTGAAGGGttgtagtattttttttttgttgttgttttttttttttgactgactcgtgctttctctctttctctctctctttctcttttctccctgcAGGTCCCCTCTGACCTGACGCTCAGCCCACTCACCGACGATCTGGATAGCCCCTCCTACATAGTGATGGTCTTGGAGGGTTACAACAGCCTGATCTCCGACACCTTTGGCGGGATCCCCCAGGTCAAGAGTGAGATCTCCTCATTGACGGGTTATATCGATCAGTGGAGGCAGGGGCACTGCAGCGAGCTGCGGCCGAAGCCCTCCATGCCAGGGCcgctgcaggagctgcagagccGGAAGGAGTTCATTCACACAGTGAGCATCGAAGCGCTcgtgagagtgagagaggtcCTCGATCTCCTGCTGAAAAACCTGGACCAGCTTGAAACTTGCTGAAAAGACGAACATTAGGACCAGTATTTTGAAGTTGTTGGCCTGATTTTTGAACAAGTCTGCATCAGTGATGCTCCGACTTCTAGCATCCTCCACTGGCCATGTTGAACTTTAACAATGTGTCTTGAAGGAAATTTATTCTTGAATGTGCACTTATTTAtacacatgtatttatttatctacttTATTTaggaaaatatgtattttgtaaCAAACATTGTCTTTTTGTCAACATGTCTGCAGCAAAAGTGTAGTTTTCACAGAAATATCTGTATGCAAACTGATCTACAGCATGCTTTTAATTCAGTCCTAAGGCTGAATCACCGGTGTGTGGAAGCATTGAAAAGGACGGTGATGTAATGTCACGTAAATTCCTGAAAAAACAGGAGGATGCTTGCCAAGAAtaacatgtgtgtttgtatgagaaCTAGAGGGACAGGAAGGGTAAAGGGCAACTTTAATTTCAGTGCAATATCATCAGCTCTTCCAAATTAGCTATTTATATCTGTAgatgttttgtatatttttttttacagttgatGGTATTTTTTATAACAATTGTTTTTTTAActatgaataaatatttatcaaattattttttgtacATGCaagtttgtcagtgttgtgtagTGAGTGAAAGATGAGCTGAGAAAGATCtgaatgaaaaagtgaaaaaggtAGACCAGGTTAATCTACAATGTCATTTGTGGGTGTTCGTATATTCAGGGTTCATGAGTTTGAAGTGTTTATCCAGAGCTATTGGATTATGATTAACTCCTGTTAAAACTAGTATCAAAAGAAGTGAATGTAATGGCAACTGTCATGATGAATTTGAAACATCTTTGAATCCTGAAGCAAATGTGGATTTAATACAAAAATTTAAAGAttagcaataaaacacaaattctaatatttttgtatattttcttcaaaaaaaaaaaaaaaaacgtgcaCAAAGAAAAACTATCCTCAAAtaactgtttgttgttgttgttttagaagtaaaaaacaaactatgATCAAGGAATACAGAAATGCAGGAAAACGATGAGTGAAGTTGAGTGAAAGTACAGCTTATGATGAGGgaatcacatactgtacaatttGACACAAAACTAACCACTGTGTTTATGCTAAAACATCGGGATGTCAAATATAGAGGACCTCTGTTGTGGTAGCCTTAAAGACTTAAGATTCCAGcgcattttctctctcacacgcacacaaatacaatCACACagtacattcacacacacacacacacacacacacacagcattaacTATTAAACCACTTGTTTCTTTTGATACCGGTGTTCTTGTCACTGTTACCCATCAGTTTCCTCTTGTACTGCTCCACCAGGCTGTCAAAACGGTCCCCGTCCCTGCTCTTGAACGTCTTCTTTTGTGCTTTAAccttctgggaaaaaaaaaacaacaacaaaataaagacagttaTGATGTGTTAACAGGACAGCAAGTTCTCTCCCAAAAGGCAGATTGTTGCTCAGGTcatattatattcatattatattatatatatatattatataacacCTGTTCTGTAAATTACAGTGTAAATTGGGAGGAGTTACGCTGTATGTTGTGGGCCATAATCTCGAGCATTACTAGcattatttatcaaaatgtcATGACATCAAATCAACCCACTTTGTTAAAGTCAGTATTAGCAACTTCCATTCATCATTGCATTTTAATAGAATAAGCCACAGTTCAGTGATTTGAGAGAAATGCACCTTAATGTCCCACTAACAGTTTCCCATTGTAAAcacttgttttcattcatttcaaaatcCCATAAAGacaaattttaaatattattcttATCCATCTCTTAAACTTAAATGAAGTTAGCCCTCTGGTCTGATAAACATTTGGTTTTGTGCACCTCTGATAAtctgtaaaactgaaagaaTCCATATCTAAGCAGGAGGTAACATTTTACAGATCACATGTACGATACATAAATATCTTGGTGAGATACCTGATTACTTTCAACCAACTAATGTTACTTTCTACTTGTTTAATATAATGTTCTTAAATAATATTACTGCTGCCTTTCAGCTTGCAGCTTCTTCATTATAGTACTGTGGTTGTCTTGCTAAAATTCCACTTGGTGGCGccaaaacatgaacattttatattaacTAAACTACTGGGAAACAGGAAGTCTTCAGTGAATCTTAGCCTTAGGAGTTCTAAGATTAGAACTTATAAAGCCACCTTTTTTTATAGTTTCTAATAAACGAATACCTCAGCAGTTACTCTTCGCCTTGTAAATACGTCCCCAGATTACGAATAAACACATACAACAGAATATGTATAAACCTGGTTTCTGGGCTGTGTGGGCTTTTCCATCTGTCGTCTTTGATGCTCTCTCCTGTTGGATCCGGGTCTTGCTTTCTTGGGTGGTGGGCCCTGCTGCTTTCCTTTATCGCGCATTCTGCAGAAGACAGTCACAGTTCACAGTCTGTAACTTGTCCTGATGCTCACTGTTGAGTCACTGGCTGTACTTTCACATGGGCTTCTCAGAGGAAatgtttatctgttgttttacaCAACAGTCTAAAACTTCTTTAAAAAACCTGTCCGTACCTGACAGCTCAGAGCAGGTTACATCAGTTGTGCAAGCTGGGAAGACTACGTGACATTTGTGGTAAGTGGAGTGAAACAGACTAGATTATGAGTAATTGTTAGTCAGTTAATTCTGgcaatgaaactgaaaaaggtTTTAGAATTCATACTGCTTGGCCCTGATGTTTTAATAGGTGAACAAGGGTAAGGTAGATTGGCAAACGACTGGCAAACACATGAGAGCAAACCAACTCTCATGTCGAAACTAACAACAAGTGTACCAAGGCACTCTTTTTCAAGCTAAAAGATATGAAAAGTTATCTAGACATAACAGAGGAGATTTCTCTAATGCTTTTTTGCAACTTTTTGTCTAATTTTTAGAAAATGATTCAAAATTGTTTTACACATATCctacaaatatcagtgttatGAATTCTGCTTGTAGACAGAGACCAGTAATGCTAATACAAACTGCACCTGATCTTAGGTCCTCGATGTGAAGGAAAAGGCAGaaccttctttcttttctttccattctCCAAATCTACATGCTCGACCTCAGGGGTGGTCTGGAAGCCGGAATAGCGTCTGTCTTTTTTCTGGTTTTGAGGAGGAGctaataaacagagagagagaaaatccaAAAAGTAAAAAGGATGTCAATTgtaacagcaaaaataaaaaggccGTGTTTGAGTTTAATTTAGTGTTACAGCCAAAGATTGTATTTTATCTGTCCCTGTGACagaactttgtgttttttcattacttttcaTCATTATTCATCACAAAGGAAACAGCATGTATTTATCACAGCAGGTATTTTTCAATCACTTACTGaaaactgtgacatcactgattggGATGTGTCCAGGCCCAATTGTATTAACCCCTAATGTCCAACTGCCTAATAATATTTTCATACCTTTCTCCTTTCCTGTCAGCTCTGATGAGGACTGAGGTTTCTCTCCACCTTTCTTTGGTCCTTTTCCATCTCCGGCTGCCTGGGACTGAGGTTTTGCTCCTCCTTTGACAGGATGATTTTGGAG
Above is a window of Lates calcarifer isolate ASB-BC8 linkage group LG10, TLL_Latcal_v3, whole genome shotgun sequence DNA encoding:
- the LOC108875187 gene encoding leptin: MDYTLALLFSLLQVFSVGTAAPLPVEVVTMKSKVKWMAEQLIIKLDKELQVPSDLTLSPLTDDLDSPSYIVMVLEGYNSLISDTFGGIPQVKSEISSLTGYIDQWRQGHCSELRPKPSMPGPLQELQSRKEFIHTVSIEALVRVREVLDLLLKNLDQLETC